The Syntrophaceae bacterium genomic interval ATCAGCCGGGAGATCTTTCCGCCCCCGAAGTGCTGGAACGTCTCCCGGCGCCCCAACTCGCCGGCTTTTTCGACGGCGAGCCGGTAGACCTCGGTGCAGGCGATCCCCGGACGGATGGCGGCGATCAGGTGGTCGGCGATGGAGCGGAGGTCGTCGTACAGGGAGTGGATCTCTTTTCCGGCCTTCCCCAGGCAATAGGTGCGCGTCTGATCGGCGTGGTAGCCGTCGACCAGGGTGGGGATGTCCACGATCACGATGTCGCCCGCCTCGATTTTTCTCCTCGACGGCCCCGCCGGTACGGCGGGACTCAGGCCCACCCCCGTGATGGTGTAGACGACGCCGCTGATGCGGAAGAGATTGGGGCCGGAGCTGATGGGGCCCCGGCTCATGAAGAAGTCGGGCTGGCGGATGAAGAAGATTCCCTCGTGGCCCGCCAGGCGGTGGGCGTTTTCAACCGCGGCGGCCAGCTCCAGCTCCGTGATCCCTTCCCTCAGGGTGGACAGCACCGCCTCGTGGCCCGCATGGATGGCCCCGCAGGCCTTCCGGATCTTTTCGATCTCGGCCGGCTCCTTCTTCTTTCTCTGGTCCAGCGGCAGGGAGGAGACGTCGACCGCCTCGAAGCCGGGGAAGCATTTCCCGACCTGCCGGAACTGCTCCGCCGTCAGGATGTCCATCTCCACGCCGAGACGCCGGTCTTCCCCTTGCGCGGGTACGGACAGGGCCTCGCCGATCCGTTCAAGGCGCCGCTCCTCCCGGACCTTTTCCCGCGGGATGAAGACGTCGTTCAGGGCGAAGTCCAGTCCGCTCCGGACGTACAGCGTGTAGTCGCCGGGGAGGACGACCAGCCAGGAGGGCTGCGCCGTGCCCGTGTAGTAGAGGATGTTTCTGGAGTAGCCGATCAGGGCGGCCGTGATGCCCCGGGCGGCCATCCCGGCCTGCAGGCCCTTGATTCTATCTTTACGGTCCATGGAGATACCTCCCTGCGAATAAAGAAAAGAGATCTGGAAACCGATTATATCGGATTGCCGAACCGCCGCCCGCCGCGCTTAGATAATTAGCCGTGTTAATTCCCGGGAAAGGCAAAGCGATCCTGATGCCGGAACGATGTCCGCGGGCGCATTGCTCGGTGATGGGTGAAAACGGTTTCAGGGATGGGTGGGGTGATGTCTCAGGGGGACTCCATCTGTGCCGCCGTTCGCCTGAGGAGGGCGAGGATTTTTTCCGCCCGGAATTCCGGAACCCGGGAGAGGCCTCTCTCGTACCGCGACAGGGTCTGGCGGGTGATTCCCGCTCCCCCGGCCACGTCTTCCTGGCGAAGATGAAGCCGGGTGCGAAGCCTCTTCAGCCGTGCCGGCTCCGTCGTCAGGAGGGAGGTGTCCGCCGGGATCGAATCGTCCCCATGCGGTTTTTTTAACTTCCCGATTGTCACGATCGGTTTCCGTTTCCGTTTTGCAGCGACCCTCTTTGCCGTTCTCCAAAGTTTTTCCGAGAGCTTTACGGTGATGGGCGTCTCCAGCCACTCTGCCATGTAGCCCTTCGTCCGGCTGACGGGTTCCCGCAGGTCATCCGCCTCGACGATCCCGATCTGCATGAGTCTCTCGTGGGCCTTGAAAAAGGCATCCACCGTATGGCCCGGATTGCGCCAATTCACGCTTTCCCCGCAAAAATCAAGGATGCTCCGGGGGGTCGCCCTGGGCAGCCCGCCTTTCTTTCCGGCGACCGTTCCGATCAGCGTCCAGTATGTACCCAGCTTCTTGGTGAATGCCTCCTGATACGGGTTCAGGTGGAGAAGGGCCTTGCCGTAGTAGCCGATCCAGAACAGCCCCTCCACGTTCAGGAAATGGGCCAGGGCCTGGCCGCAGCGGAACCGGAACGCCGTTCCTGCCCGGTCCTTCCGCCGATATTCCACGTCCAGGAGATCCAGGAGACGGTCCGGTCTCTCCCTGCCGAAGGTGACCGTTCCGCCGGTGCGGTAGTCCTTCCAGGTCATGGACACCCTCAGGTCCGCAAGGCGAAGGACTTCCGCTTTCAGGTCGTCGAGAAGATTCCCCGCCCGGCCGCGGCGAAGGCGGATGTTTCTCATGGCCGCGATCTCCTCCGGCGTGATGCGCGCAATCCCCGTCCGGGGATCGTCCAGGCGGGCGATGGCGGACATCAGGATCATCAGGACGTCCGCCGACTCCACGGACAGGCTGCGGACGGTGTTTCTCAGCCGGCCCGAGTAGATGAAGTCAAGGCGGGGCGTGTAGTACAGGGCGATGGTCGGATGGAAGCGGTGGGAATAATCGGGCGGCGGCTCATAAAAGAAGGTGATGTTTCCCGCCCTTGTTTCATACGGATAATAGGGGTGGCCGTGGGCGTCGGAGGACCACCTGGATTTCGGCCCGCCGGCATAGATCGCCCGCAGGGAGGAGTGGATGATGGGGCTGACGGGGAAAGGGATTTTTTCGAGGACCGGCGGAAGCCTTACGGCATCGCTACGGGCGGGCCTGTCTTGATAAAAAGCTTTCCGTTCCATCGGGCCTGGCCCCGGGTGAAGGGTTTGGGAAAAAACGCCGGATGCCGTCGGGAGGAGCACTTCTTTACGTTCCAATAGTCATAAGGTCGATTGTCACCGTTCGTCAAGGCGGAAGACAGAGCCGGCAGAAAAAGGGAGCTTTTGGATTCGGAATGTCGGGGATGAGATCCCGGCGAGGGCTTGTGCGCCGCTTCCTGTGGCAGAGGACGCATTCCCGGCTGAATCATCGTGTCCGGGCCGGTTCGGGATCGGAAAAAAACGGGGAGACCCGGCGGGAAATATGGTACGAATGTCATCACGAGATCAGCGAGGAGGTCTTGAGATGACGACAACGGAAGCCGGGAAGGAAGAAAAGAATGTCTGGAAGGTTGTCCGGGTGGTTCCGGAAAATCATGACGTGAACTCGGTCTTCCTGGAGGGGGCGGATGAAAAGTTCTCCGCCCGCCGGGCCGGTCAGTTCGCCTCCATCCGGATCCCGGGACCCGATGGCTGGAGCGAGCCCCATCCGTTCACCATCTCCGCCGCCCCCGAGGATTCGCTGCTGCGCCTGACCATCAAGAAGGAGGGAGCGTTCACCTCCGCCATTCCCGACCTGAAGCCGGGGACGTCCGTGAAAGTCATGGGGCCGCTCGGCGTTTTCTGCAAGGGCATCGACGAGAAGCCCGAGATCGTCATGATTGCCGGGGGGGTGGGCGTCACGCCGTTCCTGAGCGTCCTTCGCCATTTCCGGAACGGCAAGGCGAGGAACCGGGTCCTGCTTTTCTGGTCCAACAAAACGCTGTCCGACACCTTCTGCCGGGATGAAATCCGCGAGATGACCCGCGATCTCGACCTCACGGTGATCCACTGCCTGAGCAGGGAAGATGACGTCGGAGGCTACTTCGACGGGCTGGCCCCGCGACTTCTCTACGAAAAGGGTCGGTTGAGCGCCGACATCCTGAAACGGCACGGGGTGATGCGGGATGCCGCCTTTTACCTCTGCGGTCCGCCTCCCATGATGGAGTCCGCCCTGAAGGAACTGGGAATCCTGGGCGTGGATCCGGCGATGGTGGAGGAGGAACGGTTCATCTGGAAGAAATAGCCCGCCCATGGCCGGATCACGAACTTTCATGCGTCTCATCGCGTCCAGCGTCCGATCTGCGTGCCGGGCATCCGGAGGGACGATCCTTCTGGCGGTGCTGCTTGTCGCCGGCTGCGGCGAGAAACCCGTGTCCGTCGCGACTGTCCAGCCGCCCATCGACGTCAAGGCCGAACCCGTCCAGGATTCCCTTTCTTCGAACGAGAAAATCCGCATCAAGCTGAAGGCCGGATTCGTGGACCTGGTTCCCGTAGCCCGATACCGGATCGCCGCCGTCGTATCCTCGAAGAGAAAGTACTCGTCCGGATGGGGTGCCGAGGTGATGCCTTTCGACCTGGCCCTCGTCTGGGGCCGCCTCACGGACCCGGACATCGCAAAACGCCTGCAGATCAAGCACGACAACACCCGCCTCGCCTGGTTCCGGATCAAGGGGGACGACTCGCCTGTGAGCTTCGAGTATGTTATGTCCCACGGGTCCAACAACCATCTCATCCCGGCGACGGGGAACCTCTTCCGGGCTATCGACCGCGATGTGAGCGTCAAGGATCGCATTGTTCTCGAGGGGTACCTGGTGAACGGCGAGGGACTCATCGAGGGACAGACCATCCGGCTCAAGACGAGCCTTACCCGTGAGGATACGGACCGGGGGGCCTGCGAGATCTTCTATGTCACGTCCCTGCGGATCGGGGACCGGGTGTATCGCTGAAAAACGGTGCGGGAAGATGCATTCGGACGGGGAAATGGTTCGATTGCCGGGCCTCGCGGCAGCCCGGCTCGATCTCCCGGTCAGCGGCCGCCGACAGTGAAAAAGGCATCGATCTCCCGCAGCCTTGCCGCTTCGGTCCTGTAGAGGGCATGGGCCTCCTCCAGGGTCACCTTCTTGAACCAGATCCGGTTGCCCGGCATGGCCTGGGCGACCTTCGGCAGATCCGTCGAGATCACCGTAGCGATTTTCGTGTAGCCCCCCGTCGTCTGCTCCACAAGGAGGATGATCGGCTGTCCGTCGGCGGGGAGCTGGACGTTGCCCGGGATGACCGGCTCCGAGATGATGCTCTGGGGAAATCCCTCGTCATGGTGGATCGGCGTGCCATGGAGGCGATACCCCATGCGGTCCGCCTCGGATGCCACGGTATAGTCGGCGTCGAAAAAAATCTC includes:
- a CDS encoding helix-turn-helix transcriptional regulator, translating into MERKAFYQDRPARSDAVRLPPVLEKIPFPVSPIIHSSLRAIYAGGPKSRWSSDAHGHPYYPYETRAGNITFFYEPPPDYSHRFHPTIALYYTPRLDFIYSGRLRNTVRSLSVESADVLMILMSAIARLDDPRTGIARITPEEIAAMRNIRLRRGRAGNLLDDLKAEVLRLADLRVSMTWKDYRTGGTVTFGRERPDRLLDLLDVEYRRKDRAGTAFRFRCGQALAHFLNVEGLFWIGYYGKALLHLNPYQEAFTKKLGTYWTLIGTVAGKKGGLPRATPRSILDFCGESVNWRNPGHTVDAFFKAHERLMQIGIVEADDLREPVSRTKGYMAEWLETPITVKLSEKLWRTAKRVAAKRKRKPIVTIGKLKKPHGDDSIPADTSLLTTEPARLKRLRTRLHLRQEDVAGGAGITRQTLSRYERGLSRVPEFRAEKILALLRRTAAQMESP
- a CDS encoding FAD/NAD-binding family oxidoreductase; protein product: MTTTEAGKEEKNVWKVVRVVPENHDVNSVFLEGADEKFSARRAGQFASIRIPGPDGWSEPHPFTISAAPEDSLLRLTIKKEGAFTSAIPDLKPGTSVKVMGPLGVFCKGIDEKPEIVMIAGGVGVTPFLSVLRHFRNGKARNRVLLFWSNKTLSDTFCRDEIREMTRDLDLTVIHCLSREDDVGGYFDGLAPRLLYEKGRLSADILKRHGVMRDAAFYLCGPPPMMESALKELGILGVDPAMVEEERFIWKK
- a CDS encoding aminopeptidase P family protein, which codes for MDRKDRIKGLQAGMAARGITAALIGYSRNILYYTGTAQPSWLVVLPGDYTLYVRSGLDFALNDVFIPREKVREERRLERIGEALSVPAQGEDRRLGVEMDILTAEQFRQVGKCFPGFEAVDVSSLPLDQRKKKEPAEIEKIRKACGAIHAGHEAVLSTLREGITELELAAAVENAHRLAGHEGIFFIRQPDFFMSRGPISSGPNLFRISGVVYTITGVGLSPAVPAGPSRRKIEAGDIVIVDIPTLVDGYHADQTRTYCLGKAGKEIHSLYDDLRSIADHLIAAIRPGIACTEVYRLAVEKAGELGRRETFQHFGGGKISRLIGHGIGLELNEPPILSGYDASPLEEGQVVALDLHMLDEALGVVKLEDMIHIRAKRNEILTTTPRMLFEV